Sequence from the Nocardia cyriacigeorgica GUH-2 genome:
CGCGTTCATCCGAGAAGACCGCCACGGCAAGGTCTTCCTCGACGCCACCCGCTCGGGCGGCGCCACCGTAGCCGCGGCCTACAGCCCACGCATCCGCCCGGGCGTCACCGTATCCTTTCCGCTGCGCTGGTCTGGCCTGGACGACGTCACACCGGCCGATTTCACGCTGCGAACCGTGCCGGAACTCCTCGGCGACAGCGACCCCTGGCAGTCGGAAATGCCCGCCCCACAGGAACTTCCCCAAGACCTGATCGATGAGGGCCACACGATACCGGTGGCGCGCGTGCAGGCCATGCACGAAGGCAAGCGGCGAGCACGGGCCAGGCGCGAGCAATAGGCGGCCCGCAGCGCGCACCGGTTCAGAGAACGCGCTACATGGCACACCGCGGGTAAAGGTCAGAGCAAGCGGGCGATCAGTGACCGGCATCGCGCCCAAGCGCGGGCGAGCACGGAACCTGACTCGCTGGCCGGTTCTTTCCTGACCTCGGTAGCGCCGGCCTGGTCTACCGCCCTGCAATACGGCGTTGCCGATCGACCGGCTCGCCGGGATGCAGTTGCTGCTGGAGCTGGGCGACCGCCTCGTCATCGAGGTCGGCATCGATGACTGCGGCTGCCCAATCCCACTGTGGCGTCGACCAGACGTAGTGCAGCGCGCCCCATCGCGGTGTCCAGCCCTCGGCGGTGCGTGGGCGACGGGACAGGAGGGTTCGGCGGCTGTGCGCGTCGAAGGCGCCGGTTTCCGGGTCGCGGAAGGGGACGGATTCGGGGGTGAAGTCCACCGGCACGCGTGCGGTGAGCGGTGCGGAGGTGACGGTTTCGGCGAACCATCCGGCCTGCTCACGTTGCACGGCGGCGCGTTGCTCTTCGAGCAGCTGCTGATACTGCTGAGGCGTGTATACCGGCCCGTCCCAATGGAACAGCGAGTCGTCGGCATCCGCGCCGACGACCGGATCGACGAAACGTGCGCCTTGTCCGCCGGCCTCGGAATGGAATCCGAGCATATGGCCGGATTCGATATCCACCCAGATCCGCAGCGGATGCGGCTTGCCGGGTGGCGGTGCCAGCTCGACGGTCCAGCACCGCCGTCCCGCGAACTCGATTTCTTCTACTTCTCCGGCCGGCCGGGTGAAATCGTTGCCCTGCCAGTCGGCGGCGCTGCGGCGTTGTACCAGGAATTGGTTCGGTCCGAGGTAGATCACGCGGTCGACGGCGCCGGTTCGGGGACGCTTCGCATCGACGGTGAAGTCCCAGGCCCGGGCACCGTCGGTGATGAAGACCAGGGCGCCGTCCTCCCGTTCGACGCGCAGCCGATCACCGTGCCGCCACACCCGGCAACCATCGCCGACCGGGATCACCATCTGATCCGCATGGCCCGCCCAGCCGAAGCCGGCGGGCTCCTCCGCACGGACCTCGCGAACCGTCCCGCGCAGGGGTATCCGCGGGACGGTGGTGAGCGCGGTCAGGACCTCCAGCCAGGTCGTCATCGCGCCAGCCTAGCCCGGCAAGATCGCGGCGACGCGCGTCATCGATGCTCGAGCTCGGCCTCGCGCGCGACGACGACTGGCGGTTGCGGAGCGAACCAGGTCCGGTAGAACACGACACACAACGCGGTGAGCATGCCCAGGATCGCGATGCCGAACGGGACCGGATGGGTCGCCATCGGCATGGCGAGGTAGCGGACGCACAGCAGTACCGCCGCGAACGTGGCGATTCCCATCGCCACCACCCGGATGCGCGCCCGGTCCCAGCCACGGCCGGGATCGCGCAGGACGGACTCGATCGTCAGGCAGAACGCGGCGCCCGCCACCAGGTCGAGGCCGTAGTGCGCGCCGAGGCCGAGCGTCGCCGTCAGCGTGCACACCAGCCAGAAAGTACCGCCCCAGCGCAACCAGGTCGGCCCGCGTCGGGAGTGGATGAACAGGGCGAGCGCCCACGCGGTATGCAGCGAGGGCATACAGTTGCGCGGTGTGATGCCGTCGAAGGGCATCGATTCGACCGAGATAGGTAGCGCCGGAATGATATTCGGCCAGACATCGGCGATCTCCATGCCGTGCCCCTGCGGTCCGTACGCGAGCACCGGCCCCACCACCGGGAAGATCACATAGAAGATCGGGCCGATGAGTCCGATCGCCAAGAACGTGCGCACCAAGTGATGCTGCGGCCACACACCCGTGGTCACGCCACGCAACTGCCAGACCGCGACGACGATGGCCGCCACCGGAAGCTCGAAGTACACCCAGCGCACCACGCCGGTCGGTATCGGCCCGGCCAGCTCGAGCGCCCGCCCGACGAGCCACGACGGATTGCCGAGGGCGCGATCGGCCACTTCCACATACGGATCCAGAACCTGCGGACACACCCAGGCGGTGATGTCCAGCCAGATCTCGCCGACCTTCGTCGCGAGGATGAGCAGCGCTCCGAGCGCGATCGTTCGCAGCGCGGTCCGCCGTCGCACCCCGGACCACCGCACCGCGGCGATCACCGCCAGCGCCGTCAGCACGATTGTCGGTCCGTTGCCCACGGTGAACGGCCGTTCGTCGAGTGTCCGAACTGCCACGAAGACCAGATCGATGGCGACCGCCGCTGCCAGGGCGCTCACCCGCACCCGGGTGGTGACACCGACCAATGCCAGCAGGAATCCCGCCCACGGCGTCGTCGCCGACTTGGGTGTCCCGGCGTAGTCACGTAAAAGGCTGGTCAACGGACCGAGCGCGTTGATGTGAACAGCGATGAGCTGTCCCGCAACCAATACCAGCACCGCGGCGGCGATACCGCCCCACACCACGTACGGCGAAATCCGACGTCCCCCGGCCCGATCGACGTCCGCAGGCTCCGGGGGAGAGGTCGAACTGCCGTGCGTGTCGTGAATAAGCATTCGGACATCGTAAATACGTCGTGAACGCGGCTTGACGGGGCACTGAACGGGGAGGGCTCCCGAACGAGAATGCCTGCGCGCCAGGAAGGAACGTTGCCGGGGCTTCGCGCCTTTTTCGGCGCGCGACCCAGACCGGGTTCCCTCCGGGCATCGGCCCATGCACAGGCCTAGGCTCGAGGAGGCACCCAAGCCATCCCCGGATCCGGACTCGGCCTGGCCATCGTCGACGACATCATCGCCGCCCACCACGGCACCGTGTATGCCGAACCGGGTCCCGGTGGGCGTGTGGGCTTCGGGTTGCCGCCGGGCCAACCGTCCAGGTGACCGTGGTGGCGGTCGAGCTAGGTGTTCTTGTGGATCACGCCGTCTTTCATGATCACGTGGAAGTTCTTGGCCGGGCCGGCGATGAGGTTGATGTCGGCCAACGGGTCGCCGTCGACGAGGATCAGGTCGGCCAGCGCGTTGGGTTCGACCACGCCGAGCGTTCCCTGGTAGGGGCTGCGGGGCCCGCTCAGTGCCAGTAGTGCGGCGTTGTCGATGGTGGCGAGGCGGAGCAGTTCCGCTGGGTTGAACCACTCGCTCAGCCGGAGCAGGTAGGCGGTTCTGTTCGGCGTTCATGGCGGGCTCGAACAGGAAGTCGGTGCCCCATGCCAGTTTGACGCCGGCGTTTTTGGCCATCGGCCAGACGATCGCGTTACCGGCCACGATGCCCTCGCGTTTGGCGCGGCGCTCTGCGGGCATGCTGTCGTTGCTGGGTTGCAGGTATTGGCCGCTGAGCAAGACACCGCGTTCGGCGAGCAGGTCCACGGTCGGTTCGTCGAGCAACTGTCCGTGTTCGATGCAGAGGACACCGGCTTCGACCGACCGGCGCACCGCCTTGGGCGTGTAGGCATGCACTGCCACGTAGGTGTTCCAATCGCTGGCCGCGTCGACGGCGGCGCGCAACTCGTCGAGTGTGAATTGGGTGACGTCGATCGGGTCGTAGGCCGAGGAGGTGCCGCCGCCTGCGGTCAGCTTCAACTGGCTCGCGCCCATCCGCAGGTTCTCCCGCGACGCGGTGAGCACTTCGTCGCGGCCGTCGACGATGAAGGTCGCGCCGATTTCCTCGGCCCGCGACTGTTTTCCGGTGAAGCGGCGTGACTTTTCCTCGGGTGTGCGGAAGTCACCGTGGCCGGCGGTCTGGGAGATCATCGCTCCCGACGGCCATACCCGTGGGCCGGTGGCCTTGCCTGCGTCGATGGCTGCCTTGAGCGGGAAGATCGGACCGCCCATATCGCGGACGCTGGTGAATCCGCGCAGCAGCATCTCACCTGCCGAGGTGAGTGCGGCCCGCGCGAAGAACTCGGGGTCTTTGCCAGGGTCGTTGAGATCGGCCAGGAGGCGCTGCCGAACACCAGATGCACGTGGTTGTCGATGAGCCCGGGCATCAGTGTGCGCCCGCGTCCTTCGATGATCTCGGTTTGGTCGGTGCCGGGCATCCGGCGCTCCGACGGCGATCGTGTCGCGAAACCGTGACCACCGTCGATCTTGAGGCGACCACTTGTGCCCCAGTGAGTCGAATTCATTCTCTGGCGTCTGGGCTGGACCGTTCCATCCACCCCGCACGTGCCCGTCGGAGCACACTGGCGGCGCTCTGGATTCGATGGCTGACCAGGGCGGAGTCAGATCCTCACGTTCCGCTGTCGCGCAGGTGGAGCGCGGCGTTGATCAGCTCCCGGGCGGACTCACCGTGGACCGATTGCGCGGCCAGCAGGGCGAAGGATTTCTCATAGAGGGCGATTTCGGATGGTCTGGTGATGGTCAGCTCGGCGGCAACGGTTTCGACCAGCACCGTCTTGCGGTCGTGGATCACGAAGTTGGTGGCGGGTGCACGATACTCAGCTGTCCGGGGGATGATGCCCACTGCCAGACGCGGCAGTCGCATCACGTCCAGAAGGCGGCGGAGTTGTCCGGCCATCACGGCGTCCTCGCCGATGGTGGTGTAGAGCGCCTGTTCTTCAATCAGATAGTGGATGCGGTGGTCGCCACGGTGGAGCACATGTTGTCGCTGCATCCGCGTCGCTACGGCGGCCTCCAGGTCGTTGGGTGACCCGTAGAACTCGGCCACGCTCTGAAAGATCGCCGACGCGTACTCGCGGGTCTGCACCAGGCCCGGGACGACGCGCGGGTGATAGCCACGGATGCAGCGGGTGCCCGATTCCAGAGTGATGGCCTGACGTTGCCGATGGGCGTGCCCGGACACGACGATGCGCCGCCATTCCACGTAGGCGGCGGTCAGATTGCGCAGCGTGGCAACGAGGTCCGGCACAGCGTATTCGGCCCGGCACCACCGGCACCATTCCTGGATGTCGGCCTCGGTCGGAGTTTGACGCCCGTACTCGATCTTCGAGACCTTCGATCCCTGCCATCCGGCAGCCCTCGCCAACGCGACGCCGGATAGGCCGGCGTCGCGCCGGAGTTCGCGCAGCCGCTCACCGAGTGCGCGGCGGGCGTCGTCGGGTGGTGCGGTCACTGCCGCCCGGCGTGCTCGGATTGTAGGTAGTCCTCGTGCCGGATCGCCTGTTTCCAGGTGCGCAGGTAGATGTCCCGGCAGAGCTGGACTTGCCGTGCCTCGGTGGTGATCCCGATTCCGGCCGGCCCGCCGGTCTCGGTGAACATTGTGTAGGCGACGATCCGGCCGTCGATCAACCAGAAGTCATCCGACGCCTGGTCCCGCGCATCCGCCAAGTGCCTTGGCAGCCAGCGGATATCCTCGCCGTTGGCGACGGCGTTTCCGGTTCGCGACAGCAGCCATGTGATGTAGTCGCTGTGCGGCGTGGTGACGATCCGAGTCCGTTGAATCTGCACCCCGCGTGCCACGGTGTCTCGGACCAGCGGCACCCACGGGTCGTAGCTCGCGCCCTCGGCTGCGGCGTAGTCGTCTTGCGTCTCGAGGTGGAACGCATAGCCGCGCGCCTCACCGAACAGCCGGGTGAACGTGTCCGGCGTATCACGATGGATCATGCGTCGCGCCTGATCTGTCGGCCGAGGGGAACGACTACCGCCGTCTCGTGGCCTGGTAGCTGAATCTGTTCCAGCGCTTCGGCGTCAGTGACCGGCTCGCCCGTCAGCATGAACGTGCCGTGGCCGGTGTCGCGCAGCAACGCACCCAGGCACGTACGCGGCTCCAGGTAGGTGAGCAGACCGTGGGGAATTTCGATCTGGTCGGCCTCGTCGGTGCGCCAGCCCTGGACGACGTAGCGCGGCGGATTCGTTTCGGTCAGGAACAAGGTCGGGCTGTGCCCGACCTCGGAGTCGCCGCCGAGTCGTCGCAATCTCATGGTCCTGGCCTCCGGTTTGCTCGTTCTCTCGTGGGTAGGTCCATCGTCACTGCTCATCCGTGTGATGGTCAACGTTCCGAGCAAAGCCGAGCAAGAACATGGCTCGGGTGAACTACGCACTCATAGCGTGCTTTTCAGCCCCGCCGCCGGGTGGATACGCCCTCGGCGGCGGGTGCCGACCAACGACATGACAAG
This genomic interval carries:
- a CDS encoding helix-turn-helix domain-containing protein, which produces MTAPPDDARRALGERLRELRRDAGLSGVALARAAGWQGSKVSKIEYGRQTPTEADIQEWCRWCRAEYAVPDLVATLRNLTAAYVEWRRIVVSGHAHRQRQAITLESGTRCIRGYHPRVVPGLVQTREYASAIFQSVAEFYGSPNDLEAAVATRMQRQHVLHRGDHRIHYLIEEQALYTTIGEDAVMAGQLRRLLDVMRLPRLAVGIIPRTAEYRAPATNFVIHDRKTVLVETVAAELTITRPSEIALYEKSFALLAAQSVHGESARELINAALHLRDSGT
- a CDS encoding phosphatase PAP2 family protein produces the protein MLIHDTHGSSTSPPEPADVDRAGGRRISPYVVWGGIAAAVLVLVAGQLIAVHINALGPLTSLLRDYAGTPKSATTPWAGFLLALVGVTTRVRVSALAAAVAIDLVFVAVRTLDERPFTVGNGPTIVLTALAVIAAVRWSGVRRRTALRTIALGALLILATKVGEIWLDITAWVCPQVLDPYVEVADRALGNPSWLVGRALELAGPIPTGVVRWVYFELPVAAIVVAVWQLRGVTTGVWPQHHLVRTFLAIGLIGPIFYVIFPVVGPVLAYGPQGHGMEIADVWPNIIPALPISVESMPFDGITPRNCMPSLHTAWALALFIHSRRGPTWLRWGGTFWLVCTLTATLGLGAHYGLDLVAGAAFCLTIESVLRDPGRGWDRARIRVVAMGIATFAAVLLCVRYLAMPMATHPVPFGIAILGMLTALCVVFYRTWFAPQPPVVVAREAELEHR
- a CDS encoding DUF6879 family protein, translating into MIHRDTPDTFTRLFGEARGYAFHLETQDDYAAAEGASYDPWVPLVRDTVARGVQIQRTRIVTTPHSDYITWLLSRTGNAVANGEDIRWLPRHLADARDQASDDFWLIDGRIVAYTMFTETGGPAGIGITTEARQVQLCRDIYLRTWKQAIRHEDYLQSEHAGRQ